In Drosophila simulans strain w501 chromosome 3R, Prin_Dsim_3.1, whole genome shotgun sequence, a single window of DNA contains:
- the LOC6729974 gene encoding serine/threonine-protein kinase DCLK3 isoform X5, with product MATFLNRFHREKSEKILPATAVAENGKTADAEAVQQQQQQQQRPQRRYMRSATAASVTQLLSESCNSLLQRFRRNPSERPDNKQQQQQLQQQQRNCAAAIAEDPKDSTPTNDSNNNNNKGKGGSSSQAQKQSKRRRSSDKSSASRRYPDGDRERERERDRERERDRQQDKEREMADRHRRYYASGGLGSTTGLGYHPSSSGSTSTAALMGRYQKSSTTANALDRLRTHLSPVGGYYKPLIRGLGGGRRDRDLDDRRDLLLDKDRTPTTSAISSGGKQSAISRLENKYSDILERAAGRRRHEEDRDKTLEPDDYGASGSGGLLRSATSHQLAKSKLSSSSFNASDRKERTPYRTRAQRQRYMAESNDSGYLTSGNRLLDENYPVDYGQRYDYHDALRLGGASGYPSSRYGRRGGEEEALSPRSTRAYGRTKTVESLLAAEIQDGGRNAAGPAEDRPLNSRNRFAHRRKEQPPPELTAEEREILADDRSSEDNAAILMLLREDNQFLEAKKFEERMRKRRELRDRVKRMEEAAEEAKKTEAAVAAAEAEAAALEQEAKQAKEAAAAAATAAATAAATSSTTAATLAPPQEAPKKKSRSKKTAKPVIQDDADGHLIYHTGDILHHRYKIMATLGEGTFGRVVKVKDMERDYCMALKIIKNVEKYREAAKLEINALEKIAQKDPHCDHLCVKMIDWFDYHGHMCIVFEMLGLSVFDFLRENNYEPYPLDQVRHMAYQLCYSVKFLHDNRLTHTDLKPENILFVDSDYTSHYNHKINREVRRVKNTDVRLIDFGSATFDHEHHSTIVSTRHYRAPEVILELGWSQPCDVWSIGCILFELYLGITLFQTHDNREHLAMMERILGQIPYRMARNHTLYSKTKTKYFYHGKLDWDEKSSAGRYVRDHCKPLFLCQLSDSEDHCELFSLIKKMLEYEPSSRITLGEALHHPFFDRLPPHHRVGEVSNKQPLSSGSSSRERSHSLSR from the exons ATGGCCACATTTCTGAATCGTTTTCATCgcgaaaaaagcgaaaagatATTGCCAGCGACGGCGGTTGccgaaaatgggaaaacagcTGACGCCGAGGCGgtacaacagcagcagcagcagcagcagcgtccGCAGCGGCGGTACATGCGAAgcgccaccgccgccagcGTCACGCAGCTGCTCTCCGAGAGCTGCAACAGTCTGCTGCAGCGGTTCCGACGCAATCCAAGCGAACGACCTGAtaacaaacagcagcaacagcaactgcagcagcagcaacgcaaTTG TGCGGCAGCAATAGCCGAGGATCCTAAAGACTCGACCCCAACGAATGacagcaataataacaataacaagggAAAAGGTGGATCCAGTAGCCAGGCCCAGAAGCAGAGCAAACGTCGTCGCAGCTCGGACAAATCCTCGGCCAGCCGGAGATATCCGGACGGGGATAGGGAACGGGAACGAGAACGAGATAGGGAACGAGAACGGGATAGGCAACAGGACAAGGAACGCGAAATGGCAGATCGCCACAGACGCTACTATGCAAGCGGAGGACTCGGCAGCACCACAGGATTGGGCTACcatcccagcagcagcgggagcacCAGTACCGCTGCCCTGATGGGTCGCTACCAGAAGAGCTCCACCACAGCCAACGCCCTCGACAGACTGCGCACCCACCTGAGTCCCGTGGGCGGCTACTATAAGCCACTGATTAGAGGATTGGGAGGCGGCAGGCGTGACCGCGACCTAGACGAT CGAAGAGATCTGCTCTTGGACAAGGACAGAACGCCCACCACCTCAGCGATTTCCTCAGGAGGCAAGCAGTCGGCAATTTCCCGGCTGGAGAACAAATACTCGGATATCTTGGAACGAGCGGCTGGAAGGCGGCGCCATGAAGAGGATCGCGACAAGACCCTGGAGCCGGATGACTATGGTGCCAGTGGTAGTGGCGGACTGCTCCGCTCGGCCACTTCCCACCAGCTGGCGAAATCTAAGCTGTCCTCCAGCTCCTTTAATGCTTCGGATCGCAAGGAGCGCACTCCATACCGAACTCGAGCGCAAAGGCAAAGGTATATGGCCGAGTCCAATGACAGCGGCTATCTGACCAGCGGCAATCGATTGCTGGACGAGAACTACCCAGTGGACTATGGTCAGCGATACGACTATCACGACGCGCTACGCTTAGGAGGAGCATCAGGTTATCCCTCCAGTCGCTACGGACGAAGAGGTGGCGAAGAAGAAGCCCTTTCGCCTCGCTCCACAAGAGCGTATGGAAGAACTAAAACCGTGGAAAGCCTACTGGCTGCTGAGATCCAAGACGGCGGTCGAAATGCAGCTGGACCCGCCGAGGATCGACCATTGAACTCACGGAATCGCTTTGCTCATCGACGTAAGGAGCAGCCACCACCAGAATTGACCGCTGAAGAGCGCGAAATTCTTGCCGACGATCGGTCATCGGAGGACAATGCAGCCATTCTGATGCTGCTCCGAGAAGACAATCAGTTCCTGGAGGCGAAAAAGTTCGAGGAGCGCATGCGCAAACGCCGTGAACTTAGGGATCGCGTAAAGCGCATGGAGGAAGCGGCTGAGGAGGCCAAGAAGACTGAAGCGGCCGTAGCGGCAGCAGAAGCTGAGGCAGCTGCTCTCGAGCAGGAGGCCAAACAAGCCAAGGAGgcagccgcagctgctgcaactgcgGCAGCAACTGCTGCCGCAACATCATCAACAACTGCAGCCACACTGGCACCGCCACAGGAGGCGCCCAAGAAGAAGTCGCGCAGCAAAAAA ACAGCAAAGCCCGTCATTCAAGATGATGCTGATGGTCACTTAATTTACCACACCGGAGACATTCTCCATCACAGAT ATAAGATCATGGCCACACTGGGCGAGGGAACTTTTGGACGTGTGGTCAAGGTCAAAGATATGGAGCG TGATTACTGTATGGCTTTAAAGATTATAAAGAACGTGGAAAAGTACCGCGAAGCTGCCAAGCTGGAGATAAATGCTTTGGAAAAGATTGCCCAAAAGGATCCGCATTGTGATCA TTTGTGCGTGAAAATGATTGACTGGTTTGATTATCATGGACACATGTGTATAGTTTTTGAAATGTTGGGGCTCagtgttttcgattttttg CGAGAGAACAACTATGAGCCATACCCGCTGGACCAAGTGCGCCATATGGCCTATCAATTATGCTACTCTGTGAAATTTCTACATGACAATCGTTTAACGCACACAGATCTCAAGCCGGAGAACATACTCTTCGTCGACTCGGATTATACTTCTCACTATAATCATAAGATT AACCGCGAGGTGCGCCGCGTCAAGAACACGGACGTTCGCCTAATCGACTTCGGGTCGGCCACCTTCGACCACGAGCACCACAGCACAATTGTCTCGACGCGACATTACCGCGCGCCAGAGGTCATACTGGAGCTGGGGTGGTCACAGCCGTGTGACGTTTGGTCCATTGG GTGCATCTTGTTCGAACTGTATCTGGGAATCACGCTCTTCCAAACGCACGACAATCGCGAGCACCTGGCCATGATGGAGCGAATCTTGGGACAAATACCATATCGCATGGCACG CAATCATACTCTTTatagcaaaaccaaaacaaagtaCTTCTATCATGGTAAGTTGGATTGGGATGAGAAGTCCAGTGCAGGTCGCTACGTCCGTGATCACTGCAAGCCGTTGTTCCTGTGCCAGCTGAGCGACAGCGAGGACCACTGTGAGCTCTTCAGTCTGATCAAGAAGATGCTGGAGTACGAGCCCTCGTCACGCATCACGTTAG GTGAGGCCCTGCATCATCCGTTCTTCGATAGGCTGCCACCGCACCATCGAGTGGGTGAGGTCAGCAACAAGCAGCCCCTTTCGtcgggcagcagcagccgcgaACGGTCGCATAGCCTCTCCAGATGA